The Psychromonas sp. MME1 genome window below encodes:
- a CDS encoding GTP-binding protein, with amino-acid sequence MVKKINCHIVSGFLGAGKSKLIERLISYKPMHENWAVLVNEIGHHQYAQAHALANNVVVKEIYGGCLCCSAGMPFRVALNNLIKESAPQRIFIEPAGFGHLVNIKKLLQGQFYQPILSIEKTICLLSEEQLSDEKYRLHDGYLSLIKESDKLWVNSEKAYSLAKKMAEQYARPIYLLQQNRQDLTALISDQDDIRRPNSSPSSIICANSSTKPSLFNAI; translated from the coding sequence ATGGTAAAGAAAATTAATTGTCATATTGTGAGCGGTTTTTTAGGCGCAGGTAAAAGTAAACTAATTGAGCGACTAATATCCTATAAACCCATGCATGAAAATTGGGCTGTGTTGGTCAACGAAATCGGTCATCACCAATATGCGCAGGCCCATGCTTTGGCTAATAACGTTGTTGTTAAAGAGATCTATGGCGGCTGTTTATGTTGTAGCGCAGGCATGCCTTTTCGTGTGGCATTAAATAATTTAATCAAAGAGAGTGCACCGCAACGCATTTTTATTGAACCCGCAGGCTTTGGTCATTTAGTTAATATTAAGAAGTTATTACAGGGGCAGTTTTACCAGCCGATACTCTCCATTGAGAAAACAATTTGTTTACTTTCAGAGGAGCAATTGAGTGATGAGAAATATCGTTTGCATGACGGTTATCTCTCTTTAATAAAAGAGTCTGATAAGTTATGGGTAAATTCAGAAAAAGCTTATTCACTCGCTAAAAAAATGGCCGAGCAATATGCACGGCCAATTTACCTTTTACAACAAAACAGGCAGGATTTAACTGCTTTAATTTCAGATCAAGATGACATTAGACGGCCTAATTCTTCTCCCTCTTCTATCATCTGTGCAAATTCATCCACTAAGCCCTCTTTATTTAACGCGATATAG
- a CDS encoding DUF2956 domain-containing protein, with amino-acid sequence MSKYDAISSETQDEAMVIAKSTQRPGQTKEQTRLIALGIQKGIAEYKKSAKNKQRQADKAKKSRINKVTQTSEQSENAPLPQTKNARGALPWGLLITSWALFALYFFTQ; translated from the coding sequence ATGAGTAAGTATGATGCTATATCCAGCGAGACTCAGGATGAAGCAATGGTTATTGCAAAGAGCACGCAAAGACCTGGACAAACGAAAGAGCAAACAAGGTTGATTGCTTTAGGTATTCAAAAAGGCATTGCTGAATATAAAAAATCAGCTAAAAACAAGCAACGCCAAGCCGATAAAGCTAAAAAATCCAGAATAAACAAAGTAACGCAAACGAGTGAGCAATCTGAAAATGCCCCCCTTCCTCAAACAAAAAATGCTCGTGGCGCATTACCCTGGGGTTTATTAATAACTAGCTGGGCACTGTTTGCACTCTATTTTTTTACTCAGTGA
- a CDS encoding HIT family protein, translating to MPFTLDPRLHKDCHLMAESDRSLWLLLNNSHFPWLIIVPKTTQTELYMLTPQEQHALQQDSNLLSEFLTTHFCCDKLNVASIGNIVEQMHLHIIARTKSDLCWPGVVWGTTHKQPYKIEDVIEIQNKLKLFCQQKMITLFEFAPPQ from the coding sequence ATGCCATTTACATTAGATCCTCGCTTACATAAAGATTGCCATCTCATGGCAGAAAGCGATCGCAGCCTTTGGCTGTTACTTAATAATAGTCATTTTCCTTGGCTGATTATTGTTCCCAAAACCACGCAAACCGAGTTGTACATGTTGACGCCACAAGAGCAGCATGCATTACAGCAAGATAGCAATCTTTTAAGTGAATTTTTAACAACGCATTTTTGCTGTGATAAACTCAATGTTGCGAGTATTGGTAATATTGTTGAGCAGATGCACTTGCACATTATTGCGCGAACAAAGTCAGACCTTTGTTGGCCAGGGGTGGTTTGGGGGACGACCCATAAGCAGCCCTATAAAATTGAAGATGTTATCGAAATTCAAAATAAATTAAAATTATTTTGTCAACAGAAGATGATTACACTATTTGAGTTTGCGCCACCTCAATAA
- a CDS encoding DUF1289 domain-containing protein — translation MKFSPCTNNCTSGGNYCQGCGRSHQEIRETKAIGATLVAHLFKYGYDDPENFLDVLCTKSLNRLAALKEEKRK, via the coding sequence ATGAAATTCAGCCCCTGTACCAATAATTGCACCAGTGGCGGTAACTATTGCCAAGGATGTGGTCGTAGCCATCAAGAGATACGCGAAACTAAAGCCATTGGCGCAACATTAGTCGCTCATCTATTTAAATATGGCTATGATGATCCGGAAAATTTTTTAGATGTTCTCTGTACTAAATCACTCAACCGTTTAGCAGCACTAAAAGAAGAGAAACGTAAATAA
- the dapB gene encoding 4-hydroxy-tetrahydrodipicolinate reductase: MVTVIVNGAKGRMGSEAVNAINNDPELQLVGECDFGDDLAELISTTKAQVVVDLTAASAGFNNTQIILNAGACPVIGTSGFQVEQVKQLQVLAQQKQLGGLIAPNFSIGAVLMMKFAAEAAKYLPDVEVIEAHSPQKEESPSGTGIRTAELIAAARTKAATPCSDKELIEGARGAELHGVKLHSIRLPGVVAQQTVFFGGQSETLKIEHNSQHRESFMPGICLACKEVVKRQELVYGLEFLMD; encoded by the coding sequence ATGGTTACAGTTATCGTAAATGGCGCTAAAGGGCGTATGGGCAGTGAAGCCGTGAATGCAATTAACAATGATCCCGAATTACAGCTCGTTGGTGAATGTGATTTTGGTGATGACCTTGCTGAGCTGATTAGCACAACAAAAGCACAAGTAGTCGTTGACCTAACTGCGGCTTCTGCGGGTTTTAATAATACGCAAATCATTTTAAACGCGGGTGCTTGCCCTGTGATCGGAACAAGTGGTTTTCAAGTTGAACAGGTTAAACAGTTACAAGTGCTTGCACAACAGAAACAGCTCGGTGGGTTAATTGCGCCTAATTTCTCAATTGGTGCGGTATTGATGATGAAATTTGCCGCTGAAGCCGCTAAATATTTACCCGATGTCGAAGTGATCGAGGCGCATAGCCCACAAAAGGAAGAGAGCCCGTCAGGTACAGGCATTCGTACTGCCGAACTGATTGCCGCAGCGCGTACTAAAGCGGCAACGCCTTGCAGCGACAAAGAATTAATTGAAGGTGCTCGTGGTGCAGAACTGCATGGCGTCAAATTACATTCAATACGTCTACCAGGTGTCGTTGCACAACAAACGGTATTCTTTGGCGGGCAAAGTGAAACGCTGAAAATAGAGCATAATTCACAACATCGTGAATCCTTTATGCCTGGAATTTGTCTCGCTTGTAAAGAGGTCGTAAAACGTCAAGAGTTAGTATACGGTCTAGAATTTTTGATGGATTAA